Proteins from a single region of Enoplosus armatus isolate fEnoArm2 chromosome 6, fEnoArm2.hap1, whole genome shotgun sequence:
- the st3gal2 gene encoding CMP-N-acetylneuraminate-beta-galactosamide-alpha-2,3-sialyltransferase 2 — protein sequence MDIAVNPPKKEGDEGEEREVDVDSGSRGGKCDIVGDPLVQSATQGVVPILLTRAWWSLRGGRGGRGGGGGLGTVAGLGVGAWPWGGRIPSSTLQRDRRWGWGSWGGGPSRGAPRISELRPWLSGGTAGAAGGGGSTGGGGGAEKGGRVRCSRRVWVLLGSLVLVFLTSLFFSVSLRGGVGFNYLEPPGWEESRRVKLVPSYVGAHRLSPPDTPQQRTCACPRCVGDPGVSDWFDENYDPDISPVWTRDNVQLPSDVYYWWVMLQPQFKPHSIQQVLLRLFQVIPGRSPYGSWDPGRCLRCAVVGNSGNLRGAGYGETIDGHNYIMRINLAPTVGYEEDAGSHTTHHFMYPESAKNLAANVSFVLVPFKTLDLVWITSALSTGQIRFTYAPVKQFLRVDKDKVQIFNPAFFKYIHDRWTRHHGRYPSTGMLVLFFALHVCDEVNVFGFGADSRGNWHHYWEQNRYSGEFRKTGVHDADYEAQIIQRLAKAGKITVFPGK from the exons ATGGACATTGCAGttaatccccccaaaaaagaggGAGAcgagggagaagagagagaggtggacgTAGACAgtggaagcagaggagggaaa tGTGATATAGTGGGTGATCCTCTGGTCCAAAGTGCTACTCAGGGGGTCGTCCCAATCCTGCTGACCAGGGCTTGGTGGTCGTTGCGTGGAGGCAGGGGCggcagaggaggtggtggtgggctGGGGACAGTGGCAGGCCTAGGGGTGGGGGCATGGCCATGGGGGGGCCGCATCCCGTCCTCCACCTTGCAGCGGGACAGGCGCTGGGGCTGGGGGTCCTGGGGCGGGGGTCCGTCCAGGGGAGCTCCCAGAATCTCTGAGCTCAGGCCCTGGCTGAGCGGAGGGACGGCCGGGGCggcaggaggtggaggtagtaccgggggaggaggtggggcgGAGAAAGGAGGCAGGGTGAGATGTTCCCGCAGAGTCTGGGTTCTCCTCGGCTCGCTGGTTCTCGTCTTTCTCACCTCGCTGTTCTTCTCCGTCTCGCTCCGCGGGGGTGTTGGCTTCAACTACCTGGAGCCGCCTGGGTGGGAGGAGTCGAGGCGGGTGAAGCTAGTGCCCAGTTACGTGGGCGCACACAGGCTGTCACCGCCTGACACCCCGCAACAGAGGACATGTGCCTGCCCACGATGTGTCGGAGACCCCGGCGTTTCTGATTGGTTCGACGAGAACTACGACCCGGATATCTCACCTGTTTGGACAAGAGACAACGTCCAGCTGCCCTCTGATGTCTACTACTGGTGGGTG aTGTTGCAGCCCCAGTTTAAACCCCACAGCATCCAGCAGGTGCTGCTGAGGTTGTTCCAg GTGATTCCCGGAAGGTCGCCGTACGGCTCGTGGGATCCGGGCCGCTGCCTGCGCTGCGCCGTGGTGGGTAACTCCGGAAACCTCCGCGGGGCCGGATATGGGGAGACCATCGATGGGCACAACTACATCATGAG GATAAATCTGGCCCCCACGGTGGGCTACGAAGAAGACGCCGGCAGCCACACCACTCACCACTTCATGTACCCGGAGAGCGCCAAGAACCTGGCAGCCAACGTCAGCTTCGTCCTGGTTCCCTTCAAAACGCTGGATCTCGTCTGGATCACCAGTGCTCTGTCCACCGGCCAGATTCGATT tacATACGCTCCAGTGAAGCAGTTCCTCCGTGTGGATAAAGACAAG GTCCAGATCTTCAACCCTGCATTCTTTAAATACATCCACGACCGTTGGACCAGACATCACGGGCGCTACCCCTCCACTGGCATGCTAGTGCTGTTCTTTGCCCTGCATGTCTGTGATGAG GTGAATGTGTTTGGTTTCGGGGCGGACAGCCGAGGAAACTGGCACCACTACTGGGAGCAGAACCGCTACTCTGGAGAGTTCAGGAAGACCGGCGTCCACGACGCCGACTACGAGGCTCAGATCATCCAACGGCTGGCAAAGGCTGGCAAAATCACTGTATTCCCTGGGAAATAA
- the exosc6 gene encoding exosome complex component MTR3 — translation MPTDTKRVRGPEVSQSPSLFLCKPAVVLATHGPRADGRQRDQVDVRPVFVRCGLVSQAKGSAYIEAGNTKLMCCVYGPRETERKDETDMKCGRLTTDMRFAPFSCPERGSWIQGSQDKDLSLMLHESLQPAVCLHKYPRSQIEVNVMVLENSGSVLAHAVTCASLALADAGIEMYDLVLGCSIRQDGVSYVVDPSYKEESSCSSVSGENQGRLTVAFLPSLNQISGLQSDGEMTEETLTAGVRTCIEGCYKLYPVIQQALARAVRRAAPPPSES, via the exons ATGCCGACCGACACTAAACGTGTACGCGGCCCAGAAGTGTCCCAAAGTCCGTCTCTGTTTTTGTGCAAACCGGCGGTGGTTCTCGCCACGCACGGCCCCAGAGCGGACGGTCGGCAGCGGGATCAAGTGGACGTCCGGCCGGTGTTTGTCCGGTGCGGGCTGGTGAGCCAGGCCAAAGGGTCCGCGTACATCGAGGCTGGAAACACCAAGTTGATGTGCTGCGTTTATGGCCCCAGAGAAACGGAGCGGAAAGATGAGACTGACATGAAATGTGGAAG gTTAACTACTGACATGCGTTTTGCCCCATTTTCCTGCCCGGAGAGGGGCTCCTGGATTCAGGGGAGCCAGGACAAGGACCTCTCCCTGATGCTGCATGAGAGTCTGCAGCCCGCAGTGTGCCTCCACAAATATCCCCGCTCTCAGATCGAGGTCAATGTGATGGTTCTTGAGAACAGTGGTTCAGTTCTGGCCCACGCAGTCACATGCGCTTCTCTCGCTCTCGCAGATGCAGGAATCGAAATGTATGATCTCGTGCTTGGTTGCTCCATCCGCCAGGATGGCGTCTCTTATGTGGTTGACCCTTCCTACAAGGAGgaaagcagctgcagctcagtcAGCGGCGAGAACCAGGGCCGCCTGACTGTTGCGTTCCTCCCCAGCCTGAACCAGATTTCTGGGCTGCAGTCAGATGGAGAAATGACTGAAGAGACTCTGACGGCCGGGGTTCGGACCTGCATTGAGGGATGCTATAAACTGTACCCGGTCATCCAACAAGCCTTGGCCAGGGCTGTGCGCAGGGCTGCTCCCCCACCATCAGAGAGCTGA
- the aars1 gene encoding alanine--tRNA ligase, cytoplasmic, producing the protein MDSSLSAAQIREKFIDFFRGYEHKYVHSSSTVPLDDPTLLFANAGMNQFKPIFLNTIDPSHPMAKLSRAANTQKCIRAGGKHNDLDDVGKDVYHHTFFEMLGSWSFGDYFKHLACKMALELLTQQFGISIDRLYVTYFGGHADAGLEPDLECKQIWIDLGMEEDRILPGSMKDNFWEMGDTGPCGPCSEIHYDRIGGRDASHLVNMDDPNVLEIWNLVFIQFNRESETELKPLPKKSIDTGMGLERLVSVLQNKMSNYDTDLFVPYFEAIQKGTGARSYTGKVGAEDTDGIDMAYRVLADHARTITIALSDGGRPDNTGRGYVLRRILRRAVRYSHEKLGAQRGFFASLVDVVVDSLGDAFPELKKDPEMVKDIINEEEEQFLKTLSRGRRILDRKIMSLGDSKTIPGDTAWLLYDTYGFPLDLTSLIAEEKGMTVDMAAFEEEKKAAQLKSQGKGAGDEDHIMLDIYAIEELRNKQIPATDDSPKYKYTSDENGKYEFQQASATVLALRRDRAFCDEVTTGQQCGVLLDQTSFYAEQGGQTFDEGYMLREDESTGDRMEFSVKNTQVRGGYILHVGTVYGTLKVGDHVTLRVDEARRRPIMSNHTATHILNFALRGVLGEADQRGSLVAPDRLRFDFTAKGALSTGEVRRTEEIACALIKDTKEVYAMEAPLAKAKAIQGLRAVFDETYPDPVRVVSIGVPVEELLENPLSTAGSLTSIEFCGGTHLQNSGHAAPFVIVSEEAIAKGIRRIVAVTGTEAQKAQRKADSLHQSLTALGDKVKLQTAPNKDVQKEIGDMTELIGTAVISQWQKDEMRETLKGLKKTMDDLDRSYKADIQKRVLEKTNEVIESSPNKPLLVMEMETGASAKALNESLKLLKSHSPQTAAMLFTVDPDAGKITCLCQVPEDVAKRGLKASEWVQELCPLLDGKGGGKDMSAQATGRNTQCLQEALQMANEFARLKLGEN; encoded by the exons ATGGACTCCTCTTTGAGTGCAGCTCAAATCCGTGAGAAGTTCATTGACTTCTTCCGTGGCTATGAGCACAAGTACGTCCACTCGTCATCCACCGTCCCGCTGGACGACCCCACACTGCTTTTCGCCAATGCTGGCATGAACCAG TTTAAGCCCATCTTCCTCAACACCATCGATCCGTCCCACCCTATGGCCAAACTGAGTCGTGCTGCCAACACCCAAAAGTGTATCCGTGCAGGAGGCAAACACAACGACTTGGACGACGTGGGTAAAGATGTCTACCACCACACCTTCTTCGAGATGCTGGGGTCCTGGTCCTTCGGGGACTACTTTAAG CACCTGGCCTGTAAGATGGCCTTGGAGCTGCTGACCCAGCAGTTTGGTATTTCCATAGACCGGCTGTATGTCACCTACTTCGGGGGTCATGCTGACGCAGGCCTGGAGCCCGACCTGGAGTGCAAACAGATCTGGATCGACCTAGG GATGGAGGAGGATCGCATCCTGCCAGGCAGTATGAAGGATAACTTCTGGGAGATGGGCGACACCGGCCCCTGCGGCCCCTGCAGCGAGATCCACTACGACCGCATCGGCGGGAGAGACGCCTCTCACCTGGTCAACATGGACGATCCCAACGTCCTGGAAATCTGGAACCTGGTGTTCATCCAGTTCAACAG AGAGTCAGAAACAGAGCTGAAGCCGCTGCCTAAGAAGAGCATTGACACAGGGATGGGTCTGGAGCGCCTGGTGTCCGTACTGCAAAACAAGATGTCCAACTATGACACTGACCTCTTCGTCCCATACTTTGAAGCCATTCAGAAG gGTACAGGTGCTCGATCTTACACTGGTAAAGTAGGTGCAGAGGATACTGACGGTATTGACATGGCCTACCGTGTGCTGGCTGACCATGCCCGCACCATCACCATCGCCCTATCAGATGGCGGTCGGCCTGACAACACAGGAAGAGG CTACGTGTTGAGGAGGATCCTGCGTCGCGCAGTCCGTTATTCACATGAGAAGCTGGGAGCCCAGAGAGGCTTTTTTGCCTCTCTGGTGGATGTGGTGGTCGATTCCCTG GGTGATGCATTCCCGGAGTTGAAGAAAGACCCAGAAATGGTGAAGGACATcattaatgaggaggaggagcagttcCTCAAAACCCTCAGCAGGGGGCGCCGCATCCTCGATAGAAAGATCATGAGTCTGGGAGACAGCAAGACCATCCCAG GTGACACAGCATGGCTGCTGTATGACACCTACGGCTTCCCTCTGGACCTGACCTCCCTCATCGCAGAGGAGAAAGGCATGACGGTGGACATGGCAGCCTtcgaggaggagaagaaggcagCACAG ttaaaGTCCCAGGGTAAGGGCGCAGGAGATGAGGACCACATCATGTTGGACATCTACGCCATCGAAGAGCTGAGAAACAAGCAGATACCCGCCACAGATGACTCTCCCAAATACAAATACACCTCGGACGAAAATGGCAAATACG AGTTTCAGCAGGCCTCGGCCACAGTGCTGGCTCTGCGCCGCGACCGTGCCTTCTGCGATGAGGTGACCACGGGTCAGCAGTGCGGCGTGCTGCTGGACCAGACGTCCTTCTACGCCGAGCAGGGCGGGCAGACATTTGACGAGGGCTACATGCTCCGAGAGGACGAGAGCACAGGGGAC CGGATGGAGTTCTCGGTGAAGAATACGCAGGTTCGAGGAGGTTACATTCTCCATGTGGGGACGGTCTATGGCACGCTGAAGGTCGGAGACCACGTTACCTTACGTGTAGATGAG GCACGTCGCAGGCCCATCATGAGCAACCACACTGCCACGCACATCTTAAACTTCGCCCTGCGGGGGGTTTTGGGGGAGGCAGACCAGAGGGGCTCCCTGGTTGCCCCTGACCGCCTGCGCTTTGACTTCACTGCTAAAGGTGCCCTGAGCACGGGGGAGGTCCGGCGGACTGAGGAGATCGCTTGTGCCTTGATAAAAGACACGAAG GAGGTGTACGCCATGGAAGCCCCTCTAGCAAAAGCCAAGGCCATTCAGGGTCTGCGCGCCGTGTTTGACGAGACCTATCCCGACCCTGTCCGAGTCGTGTCTATTGGTGTCCCCGtcgaggagctgctggagaacCCCCTCAGTACTGCTGGTTCTCTCACCTCCATTGAGTTTTGTGGTGGAAC CCATCTGCAGAACTCGGGTCACGCTGCGCCGTTTGTCATCGTCTCAGAGGAGGCCATCGCTAAGGGCATCCGTCGCATTGTTGCTGTGACAGGAACAGAGGCCCAGAAG GCCCAGAGGAAAGCCGATTCCTTGCACCAGTCTTTGACCGCACTGGGAGACAAGGTGAAGCTGCAGACGGCCCCGAACAAGGACGTCCAGAAAGAGATCGGTGACATGACGGAG TTGATAGGCACAGCAGTGATCTCCCAGTGGCAGAAGGACGAGATGAGGGAAACCCTAAAGGGCCTTAAGAAGACCATGGATGACCTGGACCGTAGCTATAAGGCCGACATCCAGAAGAGAGTCCTGGAAAAGACCAATGAGGTGATTGAAAGCAGCCCCAACAAACCGCTGCTCGTCATGGAGATGGAGACCGGAGCCTCAGCTAAG gCACTGAACGAGTCGCTGAAGCTGCTGAAGTCGCACTCTCCTCAGACCGCTGCCATGCTCTTCACTGTAGACCCCGACGCCGGCAAGATCACCTGCCTGTGTCAAGTCCCAGAG gacGTTGCCAAACGCGGTCTGAAGGCCAGCGAGTGGGTTCAGGAGTTGTGCCCCCTGCTGGACGGCAAAGGGGGCGGCAAGGACATGTCGGCCCAGGCCACGGGCAGGAACACACAGTGCCTGCAGGAGGCGCTACAGATGGCCAACGAGTTTGCACGACTTAAACTGGGAGAGAActaa